Part of the Antedon mediterranea chromosome 6, ecAntMedi1.1, whole genome shotgun sequence genome, tgttttcatgttttacaaataatataccactaaacacagtaaaacattgctatgtaatactttgttgaaactatcaccgtcctagtcgattgaaatagtacagtacatgtaacgatacatcactacgacgtgtatgtttatataatgtaaaacaatttgtgaaaaccacctccattcgaggaaaatcataaattcgatttaatcgtcaataaatattaaattatctaactcaacttaattagtaggcctaatggttttcaattgtttcttagagccaattcatacttaagttggttcttaccctacccaccaaagttgttctgcgtttaggggatgtgatgcaccgtaggcctatcctgtactggctttacaacgctactcgtgccagtgagggaagggtgatgatgtgggtggtttgtttaaatgcaataataaagatgtttacataatatactgcgactgaaaacgctagctcattatccgtttaaaaaaaattatatccaacctctgcagcacagattgaaaaaaaaaatggatcaaatttctgttatgagtatacagtacttgcctttacgacgcctgaggaaatagacacttgtggaacagagattggaatgttccattcatcgcaaatcaatacatttgtataaacgtatattaaatctatcaaaatagtattttttaaagaaaagcggCCTGTCTTCatcattatgatgctgtactcgagctgttcaaccggttttcagccattaaaaacaattatcgtaggaggagataggaaaatgcgaagcatcctcgtattattgtctgtgggtatttttcaagacgaacatccattagacagtgtataccacgatcgaaaaacacccctatttggggcaaatcgttgaacctaaattcgttttaattgtcaataactaattatctaactcaatttaattagtaaacagggttacatcaggtggttaaaatcagtaccgagattctaaccaactttatataccatcgagtaaacattctagaaataacgcgcgatttaccgaattttgcccttacgtaaatttatatatagatacttttACGTATGTTAACTTGTTatcattataatgtttttttcactCCATTTGAAAACCGACGGTTTTCCGACGGCATTATTATGTGCGACATGTGgtataggttttttttttttttaacttacatttattttttagaatattgTTATATGGactttgttctgaaataaaagtgaattgaattgaattaaccATGTAAGTGTTTTTTAAAGTACAGGTAATGTACTGATTTGGTAAGTTTCAAACTAGACTGTACCCTGGTCTTCTTCTTTGCCATTATGAGATTGAGAACTACGGACATGTATTGCATCAATACAAAGAAAGAAATGCCACAAAAACAGAATCCTCTGGTAAGGAACTGACTTTTAACACAGGCATAACCATCATAAGATACTAATGCAATGCAAGATCATTAAAAATAAGGTCTTTGTCAATAAACATTGCATCGCATTTTTGAAATTTCTTATGACTATAGTCAATAAATAGCAATCACACTCACCCAACAATATTAAGCGATCTTTTCTATTTCAAGAtttccttttaaaatatattagtcAGAATGATTTGTTATTAATTGTGAAAATGACAACAAAAAATGATCTTGGAAAATCTATACCCTATAACACAGTTCAAAATCTGCTAGCTGCCAAGATTGCTCACAAATAATTACAGAAAATACAAACCTTTATATGCCTTTATCCAGAAGGTAAACTCCCAAAAAAAGgttgattttttaaacaaaaatcacTAAAGTGTGACCTAAATTGCGTTTTCACATGTTATACATGGTATTTGATCACTGAAAATGCTTTCAATGTGTTCATTGGGTATGAaaacataattgtaataaatggattattaatattattagtttagGAGTGGAAGCCGTTATACATGGTATGTGATTACTGAAAATGCTTTTAATGTGTTTATTGGGTATGAAAACATAGGGGTTGCcacaaatattattgtaatggGTTATTCGTTTAGGAGATTTCGCGAAAATATAGGTTTtatagctaatttgcatatttacgCTCATTTGCATATGAAGGCGGTGGATGACAAAGGGTTGATTTGTTGTACGTGATCAGAACAACATATACATTCATTTAAAACTGAAAAACCTTTGCCTACCATTTTGTTCCGGTCATAAGATTCAGTAGcctatttacaataataaaaatactttttgtCTGTTTTTTTATGTATCTATGTAAAGCGCCTCTGAACATGTTTTTCATGAAACGGGCGCTATATACAAAACCATAACTATAGATTGTAGATACCGGTAATCTAACCCGCGCATGATCataataaaattgattatgATAAGGCCTACAATATAGTCTACTTTTACTTTTATTAGAGATAGAAAACTTTCTTGATGATAGTGAATGTGAACATATAAAAAGCATTGCCGAGAAGAAGAATAAATGGAAAGAAAGCGTCACTCTACCAAAAGACAGTTTTCGAACTGGTAAAGAAGAGGGAACtcataaattgattgatttccAAACAGCCGACAAGAACAAAGATAATTTTGTCGATTTCTTAGAATTTTGGTATGCAAGACCTCCTGTTCAGAACGCCATGATAACTATCGAGGATATTCCAGAATTTGttcaattatataattatgacGTAGATGGAGATGAGAAGTTGACAAAGGAAGAGTTTGATCAAATTGACGTTAAGTTAATTTATGAATGGACATATAAAAAGATGGAGCTGGATATGAAAAAACAAGGAAGAATTAGCAATCAAGTCTGGGTTACACATGAATCTGATCAGTTCTTAATTGAATTAAAAGAAAGGTAGGCCTAACGAATTCATTAAAACATGGAACTTTGTGCATTAACAGGGAACACCGAAACAAAACAAGATACAACACCAGAATATAAGACACTTCCTTAAAGGATAACTTTACCGAGAACCATATCTtgacaacgtattagggatgtacatatgatttcagaacaattgcGAGATTTACGATATCGCCGCACGCGCTCaccgtacagccgtcgccgtaaattgctgtgacgtcgcAGGTGCATGGCAAAATCTACCTCTTAAGTTTCGATTGTTAACATATAAAGATATGTACCTGTCATTTAAATTGCTATTTTGACCTGCATTAGACTTAAATTTGCCCAAATGTTTAGTCTGTTATTTTGAAGAAACACTTCAAAACGTAAATCTCGCacttgttctgaaatcatatgtacatccctaagaCGTGGTCAAAATATGATCCTCGgtaaagttgtcctttaagACATCGACCACCCAAATAAGGAAATCATTTCCATTTAACGATAATATCTCtatataatgttgttttatCTAGAGTGGCTTCATTAACAGGCTTGCCACTGCGGCTAATCAACGCAGCTGAACCGATGCAGGTATTTATTGACACTTTGATATTAGAGAACGTTCGATATGCGTGACAACAGACTTAATAATTAAGCATTACGTCATTTATCTATTAGTCGTCGTCCGCTCTGAAAACTTGATTTTGAGAAAGTTTAAaattagacttgccccaagtctgtattcattgtcttttttatttattttttttttaaatttcgatTTCAAgccaagtagtatacgtatgaaacgccatatgtgccaaaatagaagacaaaactccgtctggaacccagactagtttaaaatttaaataataacaagtTCGTCACATGGACCTAAGAAGCAATCACATTTCCACAAAATTATGCAAATGGCTCCATTATAACATCATAAGTCCTGGTCATCTAAATCAAAGGTTTTTTTCCTATACAAAATCAGTAGTATAGTTCTCTATCTTGTACATAATTCAAACATCCTGTTTTCTGGATCTCTTGTATAGATCTATATCTATATGAATATGCACACATACCTATAttctacaataataataataatacaataatttttttatactgaataattatatttaaatcttATGACAGATTCAATATATTCTCCAATGAAATGAATTATTGttgatttataatatttatgaacaattataaattatCGAATTCATACAGGTTGTACATTATGGCGTTGGTGGCCATTATCATGCTCATTTTGATTCAGAGACCATTAACAAAGACCGGGGTTGCATACATACACGGCAGATTGATGGTGTAGAAGGACATGTTCCACTCGACTACAAAAAATACCGACTATGCAGGTATGACAAAATGAGTTAATAGTAAATAGGCGTGGCCTACATCCTTTTCGCTTTTGCCGATCTTTCtttctctttctttctttcgCCGATCTTTGCGTTGAAATACTTTACATACATCCCAATTAAATACATACTCAATATTATTTGAtatgaataaaatgtaatttcaaaCTTGACTTCCTCCAAAtctgtagttattgtctttcaacgttttgatttttgtctgaaaatgagtattatattatacgtatgaaacgccacatgtgccaaaatatttgtCTTTACTAATTACCGGCTACAACCTAGTCTATTTTTAAACGTACAAATGGAAGCAGTTCCTATCTATTGAAACGAATTACCTTATTTGCagctattgtttttattcaccGTTTCACTAAGTAACAATtaaactaattattaattttatgtataaaataatatttcttgtaCATTGTATTAACAATAATGTAATCACTTTtttggggtgtcacgaaacctaagaccacgaagctaagaccccctaagacctaagatcacgaaagctaagacccaagacataagattacaaatatttatctttcgcacctgccttgtattttaactcccaacatttattctgaataccacaccttagaattggcactttcatgaaaaagaatcacataaaaagtaacaaatacatttttaaattgatgattttacagacgtttttctcgcacacaaaatgactagcctctACAGCACactagaagtaggcctaccccatgttcaatgtttttgtttctatggaacgtcaaaagagcaaaaattatatagagggctgaaaactctgtggagtccatctacagtgtggatggaacaatgtaaaattaaaattgtaatgataatagtataatcatgcaagtacgaagaaataaatactggcaaataaattttaacttaaaaattatgataagtttttttgtttcgttttctttctgtttttatacttgtactattattgttgctcttttggcgctccatagaaacaaaaacattgagcatggggagctcgcgaggagttacattacagtatacaaagaaacacgtctgtaaaatcaggATGggaaaggatttatttatttgttattatgtgtttctccttctgaaagtacttataagtcctaattttaaagtgtggtattcaggataaagttagtcaacaaatttggagtcaaaatacaagaaaggcaggtgcgtaagaaaaacatcctctgaaccaacacattggagtaaatatataccaacaaacaacccgtcaagtttgtttgttgtaaagaaaaaatatacatttactcaacgggcgaaaataatgttagtttatctatgttttgcggtagtattaaattatatttatggtaataaatgaaacctactgtgtttaaaattatgtatggataaacaagtattgtttttaagctgtagtatatcttagaatttgtaatcttaggtcttgggtcttagctttcgtgatcttaggtcttagggggtcttagctttcgtggtcttaggtttcgtgacaccccaatTTTTTGTCAGATATGCAACGCTAATGTATTACTTAGCTGACGTCGATGAAGGAGGCGAGACTGCATTTCCAATTGCCGATAATGCAACCACTTCTGAAGAAGTAAGATAGTATTACAcacattaaataaattgtataattaaaCATTGTATATTATACCGTGGCACAGTACACGTCGAATATTAAACGTGCAATATCTGTATTTTAGTCTTTCGACAATAAAAGCTTTAGGCCAAGTATAAATTACGAATAATATAAtcgtattattatcattatttatcaCAATAGAACCTTCCTCTACAGCTGAGTATAACTCTTGATGATTTTAAAGTTGTATTCTTTTAAAGACATGATGTTCTTAAAACCCTCCACTTGACAGGAATCTCACTGTCCTAAACAACCCGTTTGCTTTACGTCCCAATATTTTACCCTGttattaatgatgaattacTTTATACATTTACATTAGGTTCTATTTGCCGGAGGATATCTCGGGGATTTGAGCAACCACTGTAAAGACGCCAACTTGGTAGTAAAACCAAAAAAAGGCAAGGCTGTATTGTGGTATAACCACAAACTCAATGAAGACGGTAGGTAGCcacaacattcattattttgataatacaattttatattccttttttcatatatttatatttaatataaatccaaaggaaaatgactgaaaaaatgacaatgatgtgcGTATCAGTGGCCGGATCACAAacaaaaagcgaaaagctaaatcaaaacgataaagtaaaacagccagaaaagtcaACAGggcttttgggcaacactatCCCTTCAGCAGTGCTACATTTAATATCGGCCTAATATAGgaattgataatgtaaatgtactgtacattcatTTGTTGTAGGATGGATTGGTGACAAAGATGTGTATTCATTTCATGGAGGTTGTGACATAATAAAGGGCATTAAATGGATAGCCAATCACTGGCTCACAGTTGACACAGAAAAAGAACGACAAATTCGTTATATGGAGTTCTGGGAGAAATCTTACGGAGGGGTGGTGCCACAGCCGCCAGTAGAGCAGCAACAGGAGGGGCAACAACAACAAGATGAGCAGCAGCAAGAAGAAGAACAACAGCCAGGAACTGACACTCTGTTGCACCACGAGGAGCTTTAAGACAAAAAGGCGATATTAAAACTACACTCGAAAAAGAACGACAACAGGAAAATTTTAAACGACATCAAGAATTTCTTGAAAGACAGAAAGAAGAGTTAAACCCAGCCTCATTCAAAGAGGAACTTGTTTATCTTTATCAAtgttaacataaataatacatttaacatgATAAAAAATATCTGCTGGATAAGAAAACTATTGTAAAATTAGTAAACCTAAATAAACCCGTAATAAACTTCCATTTTAACCATATGTGTCTCAGTATTTAAGCCTTAAACTTCTTTGCAGACGGCGAGAATCGTATATCAGGgaagattaaattaaattaatcatgCATAACAAAGAGTAACTAACGCCATCATACTAGAAACGCcgtagagggcagtataaagattaCTTTCCACGTCACGTCGACACTTGCAGctgataaacaaaatataataaaagttACTACTCCTTTGTGCAGTTTTATTCAAGAGTACGGAAGCATTAGGAAACAGTTATCATGCGGTAGCTTACCGTATAGTTTACTACGGCTGaaaaatgggtatttggaaactcggactgggcatgcgcaaAAACCAAATCGCGTCTGGGAAGAGAGAGTCTATGAAAACTTGCTGATAAATATTGAGATGCATGTAAACGGTAGTTATCGTGAGATCGCCGgcgttttttaaaactatttcttgtttaaattactactaatactactactactaactactactactcactactactactactacaacttaatactactactactactactactactactgctacttactactactactactactactactactactactactactactactactactactactactactgctacttaCTActatttactactactactactactactactactacaacttaatactactactgctactagtactactactactactactactactactactacaacaACTACAACAActtaataatactactactactacttactactactactactactactactactacagctACAActtaatactactactactactactacttactactactattgctactactactactactactactactactactgctgctgctacttaatactactactactactactacaactactactactactactacttactactactactactactactactactactactacaacaacttaatactactactacttactactactactactactactactactaatactactactactactactactactactactactactactactactacttactgctactactactacaacttaatactactactactactactactactactactactgctacttactactactactactactactactactactactactactacaatttactactactactactactactactactactactactactactactactacaacttaatactactactacttactactactactactactactactactactactgctactactactacaacaacttactactactactactatactagtAGTGTAAACACGTTGAAACAAGTTCCGTGAGCCTATTAGATATATTTTCAACCCGATTATTTTACGTTATCATGTCTAACGACAATAAACATCACCTTTACTATAACCTTTCTCTTATAAATTACGGTTTATGGCTCCTCCTGATACCGAGAATCGCCAATAGATAAACAAGCTCTTTATCAAATTCAATCAGGTGGTTCTTCCACTTAGTTGactcaataaaatatatacaaacatcgACATATGTTCAGCAAGAAATCAGTTGTCAAATCCCGTACAAACGTCGATAACGGTCTTTACAATAGTTTTTCTAAAATGTTAGCCATGCATTTGCTACTTTTGTTCCTACTGCTACCATTTGTCTCAAGTCAAATTGACACGGAATATTTTAGTAACGAAAAGACAGAAGAAGATCTGAAATTAACAATGATAGATCCTATAGCGGTAAGTAGaagtgttttttatttatagttagtTATCGTTGGTTCTTTCATTTACGCGAATGTTCGTTCGCAAAAAACCATAACGTTTCAACACCTGTGATATGAGCAATACGagctaaatatttattaaactaTGGCCCTCTGTTTGATATTTGTAACAAACTTACATGCATAGAGTGCTTCTCATGGTATATGCCTACATTATagaaataccgatattttactttCTAGGTGGGCCATGAACGAACATTCTACCTTGATACCGGTAGATCATTGAATTTAAAAACGTTAGCTGTGCACCCGCCTATATTTGGTAAGCgtgatatattatttatttgtaaaacattaaATTGGTAGAttgaataataaacataaaGGCTAGGCaatgtaaatgtaaaaacgCCTATATTTGGTACgtgttatattgttttgttgtaGAACATTAAATTAGTAGATTGAATAGTAAACAAGGCTAGTCAATGAAAacgtactttaatatttcattatatcTGTTTATGTTTACCATTATCATTTGCATAAAAagaaatactaaaaaaatagaGGACTACAGGTGTATGCAAAAAATCCTTTAGGCCTATAGACGTCACATTTTAGGCCCAAACCCAGCCTCTGACGTCATAACCATTGCCCGATAATATAACTATATACATTAATTTGATAGTCGTCTATCACCAAGTGATAGAAAGTGACTGGAAATTAATGACAGTAAACGTTTACGACGAAGAGCCCGGAACATTTAGCTTGATATATAAACAAGCCATTACACCACAGGGGTGTTCATGGTATGGTTAAAATGGATAACTACCGGTACCGGTAATTCATGTTGTTTTATTGACAGCCATTGACGACTTCCTTACCGAAGCCGAATGTGAATATATCGTAAATCTAGCAGTTAATACCTCAAACTGGAAAGAAAGTGCAACAATACCTAAAGATACGTTTACACTGGGTGCAAAGGAAGGTGAACGTCAATTCGATTTCAAAACAACTGATACAAATGACGATGATTTAGTTGATTTCATGGAACTTTGGGCCGTAATGCCCCCTATACAAAACTACATGATAACAATAGAAGATATTCCTGAATTTGTTCAATTACATAATTATGACGTCGATGGAGATGAGACATTGACAAGAGAAGAGTTTGATCAAATTGACGTAAAGTTAGCATATGAATGGATGATAAAGAAAGGGGAAAATAATCACCGAAATACAGTTAGAAAAAGCAAGCAAGTTTGGCTTAATCCCGAAACGGACACAGTGTTAAGCTTACTGACAGAAAGGTACCTAATTTATATAGAAATACCATAGGCAGGTCCAAAGTTTGGGCATCCTGAATTTTAAAAAAGCACAATgcaaaagatatatatatattaaattcagcactttattttacaaattttagGCTCTCGCCGAAGACCCACCCGCCCACCACCCCGGGCCATAAATCAGAATCAATGATCCCTCTGAGTACACACGTcacaacattattataatactacACAAACTAATTATAAAATAACCCACTCCATTTTTGGTACCAGGTTATACGAATTTCGGAAATTGACAGTTTAAGTTTAATAATGAAAAGGAATGATGATGAAATACAtttctaattattttgtttttgttctctttgaaataatgaatacaacatgatttcttgtattttttttgtttttttggcaGGATTACTTCTGTGACAGGTATCCCAAAGAGGATAATTGATTCAAGTAAAGAGTTTCAAGTAAGAATACTGTATTTTCATCATCAAATCCCTTTTTTGAGGACTTAGATGCTTGTTGAGATAAATCCTATATAAGCACCCGATTCTGAGCTGTCActaaagtaataaataaaatttgtcaaattacacaaaaaagtaatataattCAAATGAACACATTCAGATTTGCATAGTGTTTGCACAGGGTAAATTTCAACAAATTCAGTCCTTCTATAATATGGACCAAAATAGGAACTTGTTCATTAACATGATACGATGAAATAGCCCTCTTCTCGACGATACTAAATAGtgttattatttactttatagATTGTTCATTACGATATCGGAGGGCACTATCATGCGCACTATGATTCTACTTTTGTTGATGAGCGTTCGTGTATACACACACGTGAAATTGACGGAGTAGATCACGATCAACCAGACGACTTTACAAAGTATCGCATTTGCAGGtatattcttaagctctgtctacactatcaaactttatgcgaaaaaaaatgtgatgtgcccatacacactaccatattttggcatatcactacgatatttgggcacatttttatgtcaaactatagtttgataatgtagacagtgCTTCACACTGAGATTCTCCTGGATTACTCACGGTGGTGGTTTTTAAGGAGGAAAGTATCCTATACCCTAGTCATAGTCAATAGAAAGTTTCTATTAACTATGCCCTAGAGTACATCACTCAGTAACATTTAACACCGGACTCGGGCTTGAACAgttagattaaaaatatattgtccccctgaaaacattaatttgtaaaaatgtgtttgttgAATAGATCATTTTAATGGCACGTTGTCTGTCATACCATaaagttatttctccatggtcagtttttacattttcattttataagtgaaataactTCAAAatataactacaaaatggctTATGCAAAATCTGattcatattaatattcatttttcatgttttttgtaaATGCATTATTACATCTTTAAAGCCTGATTTGTATAAATAGGGctattattcaaaataaaaacgcACAATTTtcttatgaataaatatactttaCAAGATTACAAGAGACGTATTTTCTGTTGAATTAAACACATTATTGAACTACAAACTGATATCCAGTAAATATTACTGTaatgaacaaaatgttattCTAACATCTGTTGATTATTATTTAGCATTGAATGAAGTAAAAGGTTGTAAAAGAACGATATCATTGTAAATAACGATAAAATACTGCTGTCGGAATATTTTGCAATCTGCCAACGTGGCAGGAGCCCGTATGTTTGTGAAAGCAAAGTAAATAAAAGAagctaaaataaattaattgttttaggTACCTTA contains:
- the LOC140051452 gene encoding transmembrane prolyl 4-hydroxylase-like; protein product: MVNTLVMELLLFLIILSSGLSQTVPDITTNDINTDDLKLARLDPVAVGHEQTLQLKTGKTVTIKTAAVHPPLFEIENFLDDSECEHIKSIAEKKNKWKESVTLPKDSFRTGKEEGTHKLIDFQTADKNKDNFVDFLEFWYARPPVQNAMITIEDIPEFVQLYNYDVDGDEKLTKEEFDQIDVKLIYEWTYKKMELDMKKQGRISNQVWVTHESDQFLIELKERVASLTGLPLRLINAAEPMQVVHYGVGGHYHAHFDSETINKDRGCIHTRQIDGVEGHVPLDYKKYRLCRYATLMYYLADVDEGGETAFPIADNATTSEEVLFAGGYLGDLSNHCKDANLVVKPKKGKAVLWYNHKLNEDGWIGDKDVYSFHGGCDIIKGIKWIANHWLTVDTEKERQIRYMEFWEKSYGGVVPQPPVEQQQEGQQQQDEQQQEEEQQPGTDTLLHHEEL
- the LOC140051851 gene encoding transmembrane prolyl 4-hydroxylase-like is translated as MHLLLLFLLLPFVSSQIDTEYFSNEKTEEDLKLTMIDPIAVGHERTFYLDTGRSLNLKTLAVHPPIFAIDDFLTEAECEYIVNLAVNTSNWKESATIPKDTFTLGAKEGERQFDFKTTDTNDDDLVDFMELWAVMPPIQNYMITIEDIPEFVQLHNYDVDGDETLTREEFDQIDVKLAYEWMIKKGENNHRNTVRKSKQVWLNPETDTVLSLLTERITSVTGIPKRIIDSSKEFQIVHYDIGGHYHAHYDSTFVDERSCIHTREIDGVDHDQPDDFTKYRICRYATIMYYLNDVDEGGDTAFPVADNETFSCEVSTVFYYNLSHHCKDANLLVKPSKGKVVFWYNHETSEDGWLGSQDPYSLHGGCDIVKGTKWIANHFVTVDSDKERQLRSMDISEEKKKSKNTAGVTEESTKHEEINEHQHQIMTTNKQLEEKDINEEINQEKLYYSAHSKKNIKI